TGCCCGACTGCACGGTCGAGTGCGCGAGCCAGCTGCCGCCGCCGAACGTCGAGGACGAGAGGAACGCACTGCGCGCGCCGATGCCCGCGGCGCGCAGCTCCGCGGTGCCCGCGTCGAGCGTCGCGCCGATCTTCGGCGCGAAGCCCGGGTCGTCGAGGGCGATCCGGCCGTAGCTCTCCACGAAGGTGAGGACGACGTTCTTGCCGCGCAGCCCGTTCAGCAGCTGGTCACCGGGGGTGGTCCGGAACGCGTCCTCGGCGGCCACCTCGCCGAACGGGCGCTGGTCCCGCAGGTCCGCGCCCACCTGGCGCAGATCGCCGTAGGCCAGCGCGGCGGCGCTCTGCGCGGCGACCGGCTGGCCCGGCGCGATCTCGACGTCGAACAGGGAGCAGACGATCCAGACCACGGCGAGCACGGCCACGACCCGCGTCGCCCCGGTGCGCCGCCCGGCGGCGACCCGGCTCAGCCGCAGCATGGCGAGGACCATGAGCACGACGACGGCCACCGCGAGCACCCCGGCGACGACGAGCGCGGCGACGGTGGCCGCGTTCCCGATCTGGCCGGCGAGGAACTCGACGCCGGCGTGGAAGAAACTCCAGTCGTAGATCGGGTCGAACGGCTTCTCCAGCGTCGCGTAGAAGCCGGTGTCGAGGACCTTCAGCAGGGTGAGCAGTCCGAGGACCAGCCCGACGGCCACGGCGGCGACGCGCCGCGCCCGCGGCGGCAGGACCAGCACCAACGCGGCGACGATGAGGCCCTCGACCGGTACGCGCACGAGCGCGACGGCGGAGATCGAAGAGAGGTCGTCCGGCGCGAGGAGACCGAACAGCACGAGCAGCGCGGCCAGCACGGTCAGGACGCGGCTCGTGAAGACGTGCTGCCGCCGTCCTGGCCGCGACAACCCGAAGTCGGGCAGGACCGTGCCCGGGTACGGGGTGCGACGGGTGAGCCGCCCCAGCGGCAGACCGGTGTTTCCAACCATGGCGAGCCTCACGTCGTGGTGCGCGGTGTGTCCGCCGGTCCCTGCGGCGGGACGGCGATTCCTCACCCGGTTATACGAGCCGCGGCGACCCACGGTTCACGCGCCCCCGCGGCCGTACCCCGGACGGCTCTCCCCGAAACCGCTCGCACGGGCCGTTCACCCGCGAAAACGCCCGAATCCCCGGGACAGGTGAGGGAGCGTTGCGGGGCCGCGCCCGCGGTGTTCTCCTCGAAGGGTCCGAAGATCAGTTTCTCCAGCGGAGGGCCGAAGACGATGAATCTGTTCGACAAGGCGAAGGAAGCGCTCGGGAAGCACCCGGACCAGGCCGACCAGGGCGTCGACAAGGCAGCGGAAGCCGCCAAGCAGCGCTTCGGCGACCACGCCGACAAGATCGACCAGGGCTCGGAGAAGGTGAAGGACTACCTGCGCAAGCAGGGTGGCGGGCAGCAGGACGCGCCGCCGCAGTGAGCCACCGCCGGTACTGTGCCGATCGTTACCAATTCGACCACAGTCACGGCCGATGGCTTTGTAGCAACGGTTGCGTGCCGCGCGGGGGTCGGCCTGCTTTTGGCCGGATTGGTAACGCCCAGCCGTCTGGAGGAACCACGCTTCACACCTCCCCAGGCTGGGTACCACCGGCTCCGTGGTCGCCACCTACCTCGTCCCCGTCCGGACCGCCCTCCTCCTCTTCCCGCTCCTCGCGCTGGCCGTCATGCTCCCGGCCGCGTTCGTCAGCTACCGCCGCCGGGGCCGCGCCGGCGGCTGGCCGACGTTCGTCTTCTACGCGTTCCTGTTCTACCTGCTGGCGATCGCGACGCAGACGGTCCTGCCGCTGCCCGCCGACCCGGGTTACTGCGCGGGCCACACCTACGCCAGTTCTCCGCAGCTGCGGCCGTTCTACTTCGTCGAAGTGGTTTCCCAGCGGGCCCACGGTCACTGGAGCCCCACCGCGTTGCTGCACAACCCGGCGGTCTGGACCACGGCGCTGAACGTCGTGATGCTGGCGCCGCTCGGCTTCTACGTCCGGTACGCCCAGCGGATGCGGCTGCTGCCCGCGACGCTCGTCGGCTTCGGCGTTTCCCTGTTCTTCGAACTGACCCAGCTGACCGGCCTGTGGTTCGTCTACCCGTGCCCGTACCGGCTGTTCAGCGTCGACGACCTGCTGCTCAACACCGCGGGCGTGGTCGTGGGCTGGCTCCTGGCCGGCCCGCTCGGGCGGCTCCTGCCGTCGCCGGAACCGGAGCACGACCGGCGCCGTTACGCCGCGAAGGTCACCTTCACGCGGCGGCTGTTCGCGCTGGTCACGGACCTGCTCGGGTTCGCCGCGCTGCTCGGGTTCCTCTTCGGCCTGCTGACGCTCTTCGGCGAGGACCTGCACCACCGCGACACGCCGGTCGCCATCCTCGCCGTCGTGTGGTTCGTGGTGCTGCCCGCCGTCACGGGGTCGACGCCCGGCAAGCGGGCGATGCTGCTGCGCGTGACGCGCCGGAGCGGCCGCCGGGCCGGGCCGATCGCACTGCTGGTCCGCAACGGCGTCCTGTTCTCGCCGCTGTGGCTCACCTGGCTGGTGCTGGACCTGGACCACTGGGACCTCGGCCGGCACCCGGAACGGCTGCTCCTGCCCGTCGCGCTGGCGGTGGCCGTGTTCGTCGTCGGCGTCTGGACCCCGCTGGCGGTGTTGCTCGACGACGAGCACCGGGCGCCCTACGAACGGCTGACCCGCACCGTCAACACTGCCATCGTGCCACCGGCCACCACGCCCGCCGAGCCGGCCGAACCCGCCCGGCCCCAGGAAGTCCTTAAAGGACGGTGAAGCGGAACCGCGCTGCCCGGGCCCGGCAGCGCTGGTAGATTGCGGGCGGAGCAGGTTGAGCCGCCAGCCCGCGTCCCCGCCCCCGATTCTGGAGCCCGTATGACGACCGACGCGACGCGGCCCAGCACCTGGACGTCCGCACTCCGTGCGGGCGAAGCAGCGTGAAAGCCTCCGATACCCGTGTCGACGGGCGCGAATCCGGGCATGAAGAAGGAGAGGGCTCTTCTTCCGGGTCCGGCACGGAGAAGGAGGCCGACGTGAAACGGCGATCGATCCGGCACGAACTCGGCATCTCCGCCGAGCTGACCGAGCTGGCCAAGGTCCGCCAGTGGGTCCGCACGGTCCTCGGCGGTTTCCCGGCGAACGTCGTCAGCACCGCGGTCATGGTGGTGGACGAGCTGACGTCCAACGCACTGCGCCACGGCCGCGCCCCCTACCACATCCGCCTGCTCACCGGCGCCGCGAAGCTGCGGATCGAGGTCGAGGACGCCGGCGGCGAGCCCGCCCACCGCCGGGCGCCGTCCGAGCAGGGCGGCCGCGGGCTCCTGCTGGTGGAGCGCTGTGCCGCGGCGTGGGGCCAGCTGCGCCGGCCCGGCGGCAAGACCCTCTGGGCCGAGCTGGCCACCGACCAGGAAGCGGCCGGCGCCCCCGGCTGACCCGCCAAGGCCGGGTTCGTCACCCGGACACCCGACCCGGCGGACGCCCGCCGCCACCTGACCCGGCTGACCGCGCACGGCCGGGCCGTGCACGAGCAGGCTGTGCGCGCCGCACCCGCCCTGCTCGGCGGCCTCGGCGACGACGACGCGTTCCGCGCGCGGCTGCTGGACCTGATCACGCGGCTGTCCGCGGGTGATTGAGACGCCGCCCGGCTGGGTAGATCTTCTGTCATGTGGATCGCGGTGAGCACTCCAGTGGCCGTCCTGATCGCTACCGTGCTGATGGAGCGGTTCGAACGACGATGCAGCCCGGTGGCCGACGCCGAGACCGAGCGCGCGCCTGCCGCGAGGTAGCCGACACAGGGGGCGCGGGCGACGTTGAGGCCAGCCCGGGCTCCCTCATCCGGCGCGGCCAAGGGGCGACCATCGCGGGAAACGGCAGCGGTGGCACCGGCCTGAAATCGGTGCTTGGCGGGTTCCCCGGACCGGCCCGCGCGGAAGAAGATCCCCGTCCTCGAACCCGGCCCGGACCGGTTCGTGGCCAAGGCGAACGTGGCGCAGCACATCGGCTGCGGCAGCGAAACGGGCGTGACCTTGCTGGTCACGCCCGTTCAGCCGGCCCGAACGGCTCGCTCACCGGCCGGATTCCGGTGAGCGAGCCGCCTGCGGCAATGGCAGCGAAATTCAGCAGGTCTTCCACGAGAAGTGGTAAAGCGTGTCCACGCTCGCGTGCTCGGAATCCATTTCGATGAAACTCCCACCGGAGGAGGTACCCGCGTCCGCCCGCAGTTCCGCATTGATGTTCAGGTTGCGGCTCTCGCCGCACGGCGCGAACACCAGCTCGGCCACGTCGGTGGTGTCGACCGCCCGCCACACGCCGTGGAACGGGCCGGGGAACGTGTGCCGTTCGCGAGCGGTCGGCGACGTCCCGGCGAAGTAGTAGTTGGCCTGCTCGAGCGCGCTCGCTCCGCTCTCGATGTGCGCGTAGCCGCGGTACTCCGCCGAGGCGATCGCGTATGTGAACCCTTGGGGCACGTGGACAAGCACGTTGATCTGGCAGTTCTTCCGGGCTTCGAGGGCGGACACGCCGCCGCCGGCCTTGGCGGTGAAGTTCGTGTAGTGGACCGTGAACGCCGTGTTGTCCGACGCCACGTCGGCCGACGCGGTGGCCGTGCCCGCCGGGCAGCCGGAGCCGTTGATGGTCTTGATGTCGAGCGTGATTTTTTCGGTCGGAACCGACGTCGCCGGAGAATCGACGGGTGCGACGAGTGCGGACAGAATCATAGCGGCTACGACCGACATACCGAGCATGACGCTCCTCCAAATGGGCCACGGTGCCTTGATGGTGATGCTGATCGCGCGCGGAGAGGATCGTAGCGCGATCGCAACCTTTCCGACGGCCACTGAACGGAGTAACACGACACGGCCGGGTACGGGAAATCCATTTCCCGCAATTTCACGTTTCGCGGGCTGGGATATACGGAAAATCGAAGGTCAAGACTGGTCTGTACCAATGCCGTGCCGGAGCGAGTACGGCGGGGTCGCTCCGCCGAGCAGCGCCGCGGCGTCGAGCGTCACCGCCCCGCTCCCCCGCTCCGCGAACCGCCGCGCCACCAGCGCGCCCGGCTGCCCGACGTGGTCGGCGCGGCCCGACAGGAAGGCCCACTCGTGCTCGTCGGAACCGAAGTACAGCACCGTCGCGAACACCTCGCGGAACCGCCGCCACGACGCGCGCAGCGTCTCGTTGCGCCACAGGGTGGGGCAGCCCGCCTGGCAGGTCACCACCCCGCCGGGAGCCAGGAGCCGCGCGCAGCGGCCGAGGAAATCCGTACCGTACAGGCGATTGTGCTGGGCGCCGGGATCGGTGTTCTCGTCCGGTAGGTCGATCACGACCACGTCGTAGGTGTCGCCGCTGCCCTCGGCCGCGGCCAGGAACGCCCATCCGTCCTCATAGGACACCCGGATCGGGCCGTCGCCGCGCTCGGCCCGCGCCAGGTCCGCCGGGGTGTAGCCGTAGGGCAGGTGCCCGGCGCAGGCGCGCACGGCTTGGGCGTCGATGTCGACGTGGTCGACCAGCGTGGCGCCCGCGGCGACCGCCAGCTCGCACGCGACCCCTTCGCTCGACCCGATGACGAGCACCCGCCGCACCTGCTCGGCCAGCAGCAGCGCGGGCACCATCAGCGCCTCGTGGTACACCAGCTGGCTGGCCTCGGTGCTCTGGCGCTCGCCGTCGCAGAACAGCGAGACCCCCTGCGCGGTCCTCCCGATCAGCACCTCCTGGTACGGCGTGCGCGCGTGGAACCGCACGTCGCCGACCTCCCAGACGCGGGTGAGGCCGTGGCCGACCGGTTCGTGGATCAAGGGCATCGGCGTTCTCCCCGGTGGAGGACGGACAGGTGGACCGAAGCGGCGTCCAGCGACTTGGCCAGCAACCGCAGCGCTTGCTCGGGATCGGCGCGGTCGCCGCAGGTGAACACGTCGGCGAAGAGCGATCCGTGCTCGGGATACGTGTGCACGGAGGCGTGCGACTCGGCCAGCAGCGCGATCACGGTGGCGCCCTGCGGCGCGAACCGCTGTGCCACGACGTCGAGGACCGTCGCGCCGGCCTCCGTCACCGCCGCCCGGAGCAGCTCACCCAGCCGCGCGGTGTCGTCGAGCAGGCCGGGGTCGACGCCGTGCAGCTCGGCGAGCACGTGCCGGCCGGCGAACCGGCCGACCTCAGACATCGCCCCACCGCCCGACGCAGTGGGTCCGCAGCGGCTCGATCCCGTTGAACCCGACCGAGGCGTAGCTCGCGGTGTAGGCGCCGGTCCCCGGCAGGTCGAGCCGGTCGCCGGTCCGCAGCGACAGCGGCAGCTCGTACGGCGTCCGCTGGTACAGCACGTCGTCGCCGTCGCAGGTCGGCCCGGCGAGCACCACCGGCCCGGCCGGGCCGTCGTGCCGGCCGACCGGCTCGAACCGGTAGGCGATGGCTTCGTTCTCGGCCTCGGCGAGCCCGTTGTAGCGGCCGATGTCGAGGTACACCCAGCGTCGCTCGCCGCGGTTCGCGACCAGGACCACCTCGGTCCGCAGCAGGCCCGCGTCGGCGACCAGCACCCGGCCCGGCTCCAGCAGCAGCTCGGGCCGCCCGGCGGGGAAAGACGCGTCGAGCGCCGACGCGATCGTCTCCGCATACACCGCCAACGGTGGGACAGCGGTGCGGTGCGCGGTCGCGAAACCGCCGCCGAGGTTGAGCCGCGTCATCCTGACGCCCTGCGCCTCGGCTTCGGCGAACAGCTTCGCCGCCGTGGCGATCCCGATCTCCCAGGCGGTGACGTCCGGCTGCTGCGACCCGACGTGGAAAGCGATGCCGGGCCGCAGCCCCAGCGCGGCCGAGCGGACCACCAGATCCAGGGCCTCGGCCGGTTCGCAGCCGAACTTCCGGCCGAACGGCGTCGCGGAGTCCGGCGCGTCGAGGACCACGCGGATCGACACGGCCGAGCCCGGCGCGCACCGGCCCAGGTGGTCGACGTCGGTGGGGGCGTCCGAAGTGAACTCGCGGACGCCGCGCTCGAACGCGCCGGCGATGTCGCGCGGCTTCTTGATCGGGTTGCCGTAGGCGATGCCGGCCGGGTCGGCGCCGCGGGCGAGGCACAGCGCGAGTTCGGCCGGTCCGGCGACGTCGAAGCCGATCCCGGCCGCCACCAGCGCGTCGAGCACCGGCGGCGCCGGGTTCGCCTTGACCGCGTACCGGATCAGCGCGCCGGGGAACGCCGAACGGAACTCGCGCGCCCGGGCCGCGACGGTGTCGGTGTCGACGACCAGGCACGGGGTCGGCGGGTCCCGTTCGTCGAGGAACCGGCGGAGGGGGTCGGCGCACACGGCGCCAGTGTCGCAAACGGCGTCAGACGAACCGCCACAGGTGGTCCGGTGTCCCGTTGTCGTCCCACTGCGTCACCTGGGCGCCGTCCGCGGTGGACTGCTGGTCGACCGCCATGACCTTGCCGCTGCGGACGTTGACGAGCTTCGACCAGCCACCGCCGGCGTCGACGATCCGCCAGTTGTGGTCGGGGGTGCCGTTGTCGCGGTACTGCTGGACGTGGGCGCCGTTGTCGAGGCTCTGGTCGTGCACGGCCAGGACCTTGCCGCTGTTGCGGTTGACGATCCGGACGGTCCCGTCGCCGTTGTCCACGACCGCCCAGAGGTGGTCGGCCGTGCCGTTGTCCGACCACTGGGTGACCTCGGCGATGTCGGCGAGCGACATCTCGGACACGGCGAGCACCTTGCCCGACCGCTGGTTCTGGAGCTTCCGCCACACCGTCGCCGACGCCGCCGGGCGCGTCAGGAGCGCGAGGTAGCCGCCGGCGACCGGGCGGGCCTGGAAGCCGCGCTGGGTGGCGTCGGCGACGACGTACCAGTCGGTGAACGGCACCCGCTGGGGCGTGGTGTTCGCGAAGCTGTAGACGCCCTCGACCAGGGTGGTGCGGATGTTCGGCTGGTCGGTCAGCCACGCCGCGGTCCACAGCTCCCAGTCGGCCTTCGTGTAGTTGTTGCGCGGGTCGAGCAGGACGCCGTGGGCGCCGGCGTGGGACTGGTACCAGGCGGCCTCCTGGGCCGCGACACCGAGCGGGACCAGGTCGAGGCCGAGCACGCGGTCGGCGAAGCCGTTGTACTTGAGGCTCCACGTGCCGGGCTGGTCGTAGGCGAGCCGCAGGTGCTGGCCGTCCTCGGCGAGCGTCACCCACTGGCTGACGTAGCTGCGGGACGTCGACCGGTACCGCTGCGCGTCGGCGGTGTTGCCGGTCGCGGCCGCGATGATCCCCATCGCGCCGACACCGACGATGCCCTTCAGCGCGAGGTTCGCGCTGTGCGCGATGAAGCCGGTGAAGTCGTCGGTCTGGTTCTGGAAACCCGGGTCGAGGGTGTTGGCGACCAGGTACTCCGCCCACTGCCGCAGGATCCGGTAGTGGGTGTTCGCGAAGGCGACGGCCTCGGCCGACGGCAGGCGCTGCACCAGCGCGGCCGCCATGATCAGCAGGTTGGCCGACTCCTCGACCGGCATGCTCTCCTCGTTGCCGTCGTTGTGCCCGGTCGCGTCCGGGTAGTGGGTGCCGAGGTCGTGCTCGGCGAACGCCATCGGCCAGCCGCCGCGTTCGGCGTAGTCGAGCAGGGGTTCCAGCAGCAACCGCAGGTAGGCGGGCGACGAGTAGAGGTAGGCCGGGAACGCCGGATAGGTGACGTCCACAGTGGACATGTTGCCGTTGGAGGAGATCTCCTTGAGGAACGCCCACGGCGCGCCGCCCCGGTCGACCAGCTCGGTGCCGCCGAACGCCTGGCGCAGCGCCAGCGCGCAGATCCCGGCGTAGTGCTCACCGGTGCTGCCGCCGCCGGCCGCGGCGACGGCGTCGTCGTGCAGGCGCCGGTCGATCGCGGTGGCGGCCGACAGCGCGGCGGCGTAGTCGTTCGCGAACCAGACCGCCATGTCCTGCCAGCTGCCCCAGTAGTGCGTCCACCAGGGACGCAGCTCGGTGCCGAGGTAGCGGACCGCGGGGGTGCGGACGTGCCCGATCGCCACGGTGAACGGCGCCGACGTACCGCCGGCCGGGATGGTGCCGAGGTCCTTGTTGAACGCCAGCACCGGCCAGCGGTCGTTGATGGCGCGCGGCTGAGCGGTGTCGCTGGTGTTGGGCAAGGCGCCCTGTCCGGCGGAGGCGGCGCGGACGACGGTGTCCTGCCCGATCTGCCAGCTCACCCCGCCGGCGGGCGCGGCCAGGACCAAGGAGCCCCAGCTCGCCTGGTCGCCGTTTTCCTGCAGCACGCCCGGGCTCGCCGGGGTGCAGCTGAGCAGGGTGTAGCCGCCGGACTGCTGCCGCGTCCAGGTGACCGGCGTGGAGGTGTTGCCGTGCACCCACTCGGCGGAGGTGTCGAAGTGCAGGTCGACGGCGTGCGCGCGGCCGTCGGCGCTGGCGGCCTGGATGGTCACGTAGCCGAAGGGGACGCATTGGCGCTGCAGGTTCGCCGGATCGACCGGCGAGAAGAACGTGACGGTGAGGTTCACGCCACCGCCGTTCAGGACGTAGGTCGAGCGCGTGCCGGTGACCTGCAGGCTCACCTGGGTCATCGGCGTGAGGGCGGGCCCCGACGGCAGGGCGGGCGCGCCCGCGAAGACGTAGGCGGCGCCGTCGACGCGGGCGAGACCGCACAGCGCGGTGATGTGGCCGGTCCAGAAGCTCGACCAGGTGCCGGCGAGGTTGTCGGCGGGCTGCCAGGTGGACAGGTACGGCGAGCGGACGATCAGCGGGGTGGCGGGCGGCCGGATCGGGCTGAAGGTGCCGGCGGCCGCGGTACCGGGCAACCAGAGCGCCGCGGCAACGGCGGCGGCCGTGCCCCCGGCGAGCCGAAGCAGGTCACGGCGGGTCAGGTGAGCGCGTTCTCGGGAGGACATCGGTGGCCCCTTCCACGGCGTGCGAGCCGAGCGGCGGACAACGCACGATCACTTTTGCATCGTTGGTACAACGTTGTAAATCCGCCGATGGTCGGTGCGTCCGGCGGGACCGGACCAGTGATGCCGCAGGTCCGGTGCGCGTTCGCGGCCTGGAGGAGTCAGGCCATGCGGCCGCATGTCGCCTTCGCGGCCCCGATCACCGGATCGGGGCCGCGAAGGGGGCGATGACA
This window of the Amycolatopsis balhimycina FH 1894 genome carries:
- a CDS encoding sulfatase, which codes for MVGNTGLPLGRLTRRTPYPGTVLPDFGLSRPGRRQHVFTSRVLTVLAALLVLFGLLAPDDLSSISAVALVRVPVEGLIVAALVLVLPPRARRVAAVAVGLVLGLLTLLKVLDTGFYATLEKPFDPIYDWSFFHAGVEFLAGQIGNAATVAALVVAGVLAVAVVVLMVLAMLRLSRVAAGRRTGATRVVAVLAVVWIVCSLFDVEIAPGQPVAAQSAAALAYGDLRQVGADLRDQRPFGEVAAEDAFRTTPGDQLLNGLRGKNVVLTFVESYGRIALDDPGFAPKIGATLDAGTAELRAAGIGARSAFLSSSTFGGGSWLAHSTVQSGMWIDNQQRYNNLLAGDRLTLGGAFQRAGWKTVWDVPAHTMDWPEGQKFYHPDAYYDAHHVGYQGPGFAYATMPDQFTMSMLQRTELAKAGPRPVMAEVDLVSSHAPWSPRPWLVDWNQVGDGSVFTPMPGAGEAPESVWKDPAKIRDAYRDATDYSLKTLISFVQHYGDDNLVLVFLGDHQPPVVAPQGAVHDVPITIVAKDPKVLDRISGWGWQDGLHPGAQAPVWKMDSFRDRFLTAFAR
- a CDS encoding antitoxin, whose translation is MNLFDKAKEALGKHPDQADQGVDKAAEAAKQRFGDHADKIDQGSEKVKDYLRKQGGGQQDAPPQ
- a CDS encoding VanZ family protein, with the protein product MVATYLVPVRTALLLFPLLALAVMLPAAFVSYRRRGRAGGWPTFVFYAFLFYLLAIATQTVLPLPADPGYCAGHTYASSPQLRPFYFVEVVSQRAHGHWSPTALLHNPAVWTTALNVVMLAPLGFYVRYAQRMRLLPATLVGFGVSLFFELTQLTGLWFVYPCPYRLFSVDDLLLNTAGVVVGWLLAGPLGRLLPSPEPEHDRRRYAAKVTFTRRLFALVTDLLGFAALLGFLFGLLTLFGEDLHHRDTPVAILAVVWFVVLPAVTGSTPGKRAMLLRVTRRSGRRAGPIALLVRNGVLFSPLWLTWLVLDLDHWDLGRHPERLLLPVALAVAVFVVGVWTPLAVLLDDEHRAPYERLTRTVNTAIVPPATTPAEPAEPARPQEVLKGR
- a CDS encoding ATP-binding protein encodes the protein MKRRSIRHELGISAELTELAKVRQWVRTVLGGFPANVVSTAVMVVDELTSNALRHGRAPYHIRLLTGAAKLRIEVEDAGGEPAHRRAPSEQGGRGLLLVERCAAAWGQLRRPGGKTLWAELATDQEAAGAPG
- a CDS encoding DUF4360 domain-containing protein, coding for MLGMSVVAAMILSALVAPVDSPATSVPTEKITLDIKTINGSGCPAGTATASADVASDNTAFTVHYTNFTAKAGGGVSALEARKNCQINVLVHVPQGFTYAIASAEYRGYAHIESGASALEQANYYFAGTSPTARERHTFPGPFHGVWRAVDTTDVAELVFAPCGESRNLNINAELRADAGTSSGGSFIEMDSEHASVDTLYHFSWKTC
- a CDS encoding spermidine synthase, with translation MPLIHEPVGHGLTRVWEVGDVRFHARTPYQEVLIGRTAQGVSLFCDGERQSTEASQLVYHEALMVPALLLAEQVRRVLVIGSSEGVACELAVAAGATLVDHVDIDAQAVRACAGHLPYGYTPADLARAERGDGPIRVSYEDGWAFLAAAEGSGDTYDVVVIDLPDENTDPGAQHNRLYGTDFLGRCARLLAPGGVVTCQAGCPTLWRNETLRASWRRFREVFATVLYFGSDEHEWAFLSGRADHVGQPGALVARRFAERGSGAVTLDAAALLGGATPPYSLRHGIGTDQS
- the speD gene encoding adenosylmethionine decarboxylase, with translation MSEVGRFAGRHVLAELHGVDPGLLDDTARLGELLRAAVTEAGATVLDVVAQRFAPQGATVIALLAESHASVHTYPEHGSLFADVFTCGDRADPEQALRLLAKSLDAASVHLSVLHRGERRCP
- a CDS encoding type III PLP-dependent enzyme, with amino-acid sequence MCADPLRRFLDERDPPTPCLVVDTDTVAARAREFRSAFPGALIRYAVKANPAPPVLDALVAAGIGFDVAGPAELALCLARGADPAGIAYGNPIKKPRDIAGAFERGVREFTSDAPTDVDHLGRCAPGSAVSIRVVLDAPDSATPFGRKFGCEPAEALDLVVRSAALGLRPGIAFHVGSQQPDVTAWEIGIATAAKLFAEAEAQGVRMTRLNLGGGFATAHRTAVPPLAVYAETIASALDASFPAGRPELLLEPGRVLVADAGLLRTEVVLVANRGERRWVYLDIGRYNGLAEAENEAIAYRFEPVGRHDGPAGPVVLAGPTCDGDDVLYQRTPYELPLSLRTGDRLDLPGTGAYTASYASVGFNGIEPLRTHCVGRWGDV
- a CDS encoding glutaminase domain-containing protein; its protein translation is MSSRERAHLTRRDLLRLAGGTAAAVAAALWLPGTAAAGTFSPIRPPATPLIVRSPYLSTWQPADNLAGTWSSFWTGHITALCGLARVDGAAYVFAGAPALPSGPALTPMTQVSLQVTGTRSTYVLNGGGVNLTVTFFSPVDPANLQRQCVPFGYVTIQAASADGRAHAVDLHFDTSAEWVHGNTSTPVTWTRQQSGGYTLLSCTPASPGVLQENGDQASWGSLVLAAPAGGVSWQIGQDTVVRAASAGQGALPNTSDTAQPRAINDRWPVLAFNKDLGTIPAGGTSAPFTVAIGHVRTPAVRYLGTELRPWWTHYWGSWQDMAVWFANDYAAALSAATAIDRRLHDDAVAAAGGGSTGEHYAGICALALRQAFGGTELVDRGGAPWAFLKEISSNGNMSTVDVTYPAFPAYLYSSPAYLRLLLEPLLDYAERGGWPMAFAEHDLGTHYPDATGHNDGNEESMPVEESANLLIMAAALVQRLPSAEAVAFANTHYRILRQWAEYLVANTLDPGFQNQTDDFTGFIAHSANLALKGIVGVGAMGIIAAATGNTADAQRYRSTSRSYVSQWVTLAEDGQHLRLAYDQPGTWSLKYNGFADRVLGLDLVPLGVAAQEAAWYQSHAGAHGVLLDPRNNYTKADWELWTAAWLTDQPNIRTTLVEGVYSFANTTPQRVPFTDWYVVADATQRGFQARPVAGGYLALLTRPAASATVWRKLQNQRSGKVLAVSEMSLADIAEVTQWSDNGTADHLWAVVDNGDGTVRIVNRNSGKVLAVHDQSLDNGAHVQQYRDNGTPDHNWRIVDAGGGWSKLVNVRSGKVMAVDQQSTADGAQVTQWDDNGTPDHLWRFV